In the genome of Caulobacter flavus, the window TCACCGAGCCGGTAAAAAGATCGGCGTCGGCGCGCGAGGCGGCGACTTCGACGCGGGTCCCGTCGGCCAGCACCGCGTCGACGCGAGCCAGCGCGCCTTGGGCGTTTACGCGCTCGACCCTGGCCTCGACGCCATGGTCGGCGAGTACGAAGTCATGCGGCCGCACGAAGCCCACGCCCGCCCCGTCGGCGAGGTCCAAGGCCGGCAGAACCAGCGGACCGGCCGTGAACTTGCCGCCCGCGACCTTGCCTTCGAAGCGGTTGGATTCGCCGACGAAGCCGCAGACGAAGGCCGAGGCGGGATTGTCGTGCACCTCGCGCGGGCTGCCGATCTGCTCGATCTGGCCCTTGTTGAGGATGGCGACGCGATCGGCCAGCTCCAGGGCCTCTTCCTGGTCGTGGGTGACGAAGATGGTGGTCACGCCGGTGGCGTCGTGCACGCGACGGAGTTCCTTGCGCAGGGACTTGCGGACGGTGGCGTCCAGGGCGCCGAACGGCTCGTCCAGCAGCAGCACGCTGGGCTGCACGGCCAGGGCGCGCGACAGGGCTACCCGTTGACGTTGTCCGCCCGACAGCTGCGAGGGATAGCGGCCGCCCAGGCCGTCCAGCTCGACCAGCTTCAGCAATTCGTCGACGCGCCTGGCGATCTCGGCCTTCGGCGGCTTGTCCTTGCCCTTCCGCACGTCGAGGCCGAACGCGATATTCTTGGCCACGGTCATGTGCTTGAACAGCGCGTACTGCTGGAAGACAAAGCCCACCCGGCGGGCGGCGGCCGAGGCGTAGGTGACGTCCTTGTCGTGGAACAGCACTTGGCCGGCGTCGGGGAACTCCAGGCCGGCGATGGCGCGCAGCAGCGTGGTCTTGCCCGAGCCCGAAGGCCCCAGCAGCGCCAGCAGTTCGCCGTCGGCGATCTCGAGATCGACATTGTTCAGCGCCGGATAGCGGCCGAACTGCTTCTGGACGGAACGGATGGAGATGGTCATGGCGTCTTCGCGTTCCGTTTAGTGTCCGCCGCGGCCGCGAACGGCCGGCTGGGCGACTTCGAGGGCGGTCTTCAGCACGAGGGTGACGATGGCGAGCAGGCACAGCAGGGCCGCAACCGCGAACGCCCCCACGAAGTCGTACTCGTTGTAGAGGATCTCGACATGCAGCGGCATGGTGTTGGTCAGGCCGCGGATGTGGCCGCTGACCACCGACACG includes:
- a CDS encoding sulfate/molybdate ABC transporter ATP-binding protein, whose product is MTISIRSVQKQFGRYPALNNVDLEIADGELLALLGPSGSGKTTLLRAIAGLEFPDAGQVLFHDKDVTYASAAARRVGFVFQQYALFKHMTVAKNIAFGLDVRKGKDKPPKAEIARRVDELLKLVELDGLGGRYPSQLSGGQRQRVALSRALAVQPSVLLLDEPFGALDATVRKSLRKELRRVHDATGVTTIFVTHDQEEALELADRVAILNKGQIEQIGSPREVHDNPASAFVCGFVGESNRFEGKVAGGKFTAGPLVLPALDLADGAGVGFVRPHDFVLADHGVEARVERVNAQGALARVDAVLADGTRVEVAASRADADLFTGSVKLAVGKSHVYAA